CCTAATTCTGTTATTAAACGCTTCAACACCAAAAGGATCGTAACTCGCCTTCTCCAAATTCAAATCCAGTCTTACTCCAGCTTGCGTCCGGGTAATCTCTTCCCTAAGTCTTTGTTTAAGTTTCTCGATGTCGTTCAATAGGCGATCATTTTCTGCTTTGATGAGAGCTAGAAGGCAAGGAGTTCGTTATTCAGACCCCCGTATCCAAACGACGTGCAATATAACCAACCCAGGTCATTCTTCTCCGTTAAAATCAGCTCTGACTTGAGCTGTGAAAAATCGACTTGTTGAGTGTAGTGGTGCTTCTCTTGCTCGGCCTTTGGTAAgaagaatcagaatcagaacAAAATTCTTTCATATTTGAATAGGCAATAACGGGAGTAAAATTACGAATAGATAGACCACTGGTAAGCCCGAGCTAAGAAGTACTGAGGCGACTGGCGAATTCATCTCTATTGCATAAAGGGAAGCAGTACTACTCACTTTCGTGACCATATTACTCGTCATATTTCGGATACTTTCATCAATCACCTCCGCCATAGCACTCATAATGCCCTCTGCTTGTTGTCTATTCAACCCTTCTCGTTGCAGTCGTTGTACGAACTGATGGGTATCAAAGTGAAATTCTGAACATGCTCGAGTCGTTGAGAGATGGCAAGCAGAAATCGGGGCAAAGTACTTGGTCGTTGGAGATGTTATTGTGCGGGCTGCGGACCTCGAAAGCGAAAACAACTTTGAGACGGATGCCGGTGAGGATAGCATGATGAGGGAACGTTTGGATCGAGCGGGAACAAGTATTGTGGGAGAGGTACTGATGCAGATGAATTGCTGAGCGGGTTTGTGCGTCTCTGTTTCGATTCAGGCAGTAGTCCTGTCAACTACACAGCCACCCATCGGCACAACTTCAGTCGCGTACATATTATTGATGTCTATTCTGGTTCGGATACACGAATCATACTATTCTTCAGTTCGCCCACTCTACCACTCTGCTGGCGGCCCCAAAGCTACCATGCCGAATTGAATACTGGAGCTCTGTGCGACATACGTTTCCTTGATCATGTTCGCTACATCCTTAACAACGCGGCACGCAATGAGTTCATCACAACGAATAACCAGAAGTTACGCGCTCGAACCTTGAGAAATTCCGCATTTACAAGGCCACGATCTACGGGACCTTTCCTCCTACCATCTAGCTCCCATATTCTCGTTCCAGCTTCACCAGAACTGGCGACGAAACACGTAAAATGTAAATCTGTATCCAGATTTGTGGGAACCGCACTCTGTCCAGTTCCCGCAGCTACAGCATGGATGTTAGCAAAAAGGGGCGTGGTTTCAAGGAGTTGAGCACGATCGGCGGGTGATTTGTCTAGAAAGGGGATGAATCGATTGATTCAGTAGGTAAAAAGTTTAATTAATGAAAACATGAGAAATAGGAAGGACGCACCTCTGCAGACTTGTACGAATTGATCAAGAGGGCTTCCAGGTTTTAGGGAAACTTTGCTCTGTAAAAATTTATATCAGGGCTCTGGCAGTGTTTGAGata
Above is a genomic segment from Marasmius oreades isolate 03SP1 chromosome 4, whole genome shotgun sequence containing:
- a CDS encoding uncharacterized protein (MEROPS:MER0015672), with the protein product MSDSTSSGRWIPLECNPEVLNSWANNAGLEPKAFQFNDVYGFDEELLAMVPKPVKAVLLLFPISEPLEMKRKEEDEKIHESTVGGHRKDIVWIKQTSKVSLKPGSPLDQFVQVCRDKSPADRAQLLETTPLFANIHAVAAGTGQSAVPTNLDTDLHFTCFVASSGEAGTRIWELDGRRKGPVDRGLVNAEFLKDVANMIKETYVAQSSSIQFGMVALGPPAEW